Within the Miscanthus floridulus cultivar M001 chromosome 17, ASM1932011v1, whole genome shotgun sequence genome, the region GGGGTATTAAGGAGGACTACAGAAGTCGAAGGATTGTTGGAGAACAACTACATATTTGATATAGATTGTCTTCAAACAATGGAAGGGCTGGATGGAAGAGAGGTATTGGATGTTTTCTTTGTTTGCTGGTTAAACGGAACTGTTCTATTGGACCCCCTTTTTTGTGGTGGATTTTCTTTTTGGAAGTGAAACCATTCTAACCTTGATTCTCATCTTTTGGACAAATCTTAACTCTTAAAAGAGCCATTGATACTTTGTGATAGCACAAGTACCTGGTCTTATGTTGATTTTGGTTGCTTCACAAGTAATTTTTATTCATTGATATCGACGAAGCAGCAGAAATATTAGAAAAATGCTGAGCTGCTCTGTCCCTGCTTGAAGTTGTCATTATTTTTCTTCTAAAAGGAAAATATTGTCATTCTTTCCCCTTGTTGAAATGCCATGTGGTGTCTGAACACATATAGTTACAATGCTGTTTTTTTTCttcgaaaacgcaggagagctgcgtttcGTTGTACTAGAGAGGTGATCTCAATGCTGTTTAATTGTTTTTTTTACAGCAAAGGGCTGGCTCGGAACTGCACTGCGTTTCGTTGTACTAGAGAGGTGATCTCAATGCTGtttaattgtttttttttttacagcAAAGGGCTGGCTCGGAACTGCACATGGCATCACTTCATTCTGAGCATGGCTCGGAGGTGGCATCTCGGACACCTGAATATTGCATTGATGCTGGTTCTGTTGGCAACATTGCAAGGTTCATAAATCACAGTTGCCAACCCAATCTTTTCATCCAGTGTGTGTTGAGCTCACATAGCGACATCAAGCTAGCAAAAGTTATGCTTTTTGCTGCTGATACCATACCCCCGCTTCAGGTGAGCCTTCATCACtaatcacccccccccccccccccccccccccggttgaAAATGCCAAAACATGTTTAGAAATTCAGTTAGGATTAAATCATACATGTTGAAGCGACAGCATTTAGTTATTAGTAATTTGACTTAAAAGTAGTAATCATTTAATAATGACTGGTTCATTTATTTCCATGTTACATTCTTTTCTGTTCAACCATGTTTTTTCTCGGCTTTCAAAACATAATGCAGTTGCACTCATATATTAGGCCTGTTGGGCATCGCTCTACCTCCAAGATCCATGGAGATAAAATTAAGTGGTCTAGACTAAGTCCAAAATAAGATTAAATTTGTTTAACAAAACACCTTTAATGTGCCCTGAGCTCCGGCCCTATCCCTATCTTTAGAAATTCTTAGAGCTGGAGTTGTACCAAACAAACACATAAGATACAGTTATGTTACTAGAGGACTACATATGTAAAGAGAAGTTctttaaagaaaaagaaaaggtagaCCAAGCTAGGAGAAAATAGTGGTTTTATATTAAGAACAAGATTGGTACCTAAATTCGCCTTAACAAGGACTTCAATCTAGATGGTATGGACGTACATCATGTACACCCTCAACCAAACTGGGCTAGGCTTGTTAAGTAGTAGttgttttattaaaaaaaaatgcACTAAAAGCCCCCAAACTTGCAAGATTGTTTCACGACCACACCCTTTGAACTTACAATTTCCTTTAACAGGCCCTTGAACTTGCATGATTGTCTCACCTAACCATAGTGAATTGAAAAACATATGATCATGTATCATTTGTGCAACCGGTGTACCATAATATGCCTTCTATCTTCCTGCTGTTGGTTTGCTGACTTTGGTCAAATAAAATGTTTTGCCGATCTAATGTATTCCTTTTCCCCCAGTTTTTTTTAACCAAGATTACCATGTTACTGTTGCAGGAGCTCTCGTACGACTACGGGTATCGGCTGGACAGTGTCACTGGGGCAGATGGCAATATTGTGAAGCTGGCTTGCCACTGCGGTGCATCTGATTGCCGCAAACGACTTTACTAGATTCTCAGCCATGTTGTGTGATTAAACTCAGACACTATACTCCATTATGCCCGTCCTTTTGGATTATACTTCAGTCTTCAGGATGCTTCATAAGAGAGTGTTATGCTCATTGTGCGGCATAGTAGAAGTAATCCTGATGAAACTTCTCAATGCATGCTCTGGGTAGTTGAACATTCTATCCATTGGAATTCCATTTCGATATGAGGCACTCTTGCTAGTTTGCGAACATGTGGTCTTCACTGATGAAACAAATTCGTATTATTTGGTATGGAATTGTGCATTATGGCCTACTACTTTAGAAAACGCAAAGTTTATTTCGTGACAGTCGCGTTTCGTCGCCACCGTGTGACTCCTCTGCGGAGTCAGCCTCTCTCTTCGTCTCCATCTCCAGCGGCTTTAGAAGGGGCTCGGGAGGTAGGCCGGCTTGGTGGTGGGGACGGGAGAGAGGCAGAGGCGGTGGTCGGGCAGGGCAaccatggccatggtggcggcggGAGAGGGGGAAAGGAGGGCCATGGACATGTCTCGCCGTCCCaaccggcagcggcggcggcgggtcgtGAGCTCGCCAATAGTGCGACCCATCGCGCAATAGCTGCGTCCGAAAGAAAACATGTTTTTCTTTTTCAGTTGTGCTTTCGCTGCATATGTTCTAGACATTTTTTGTGTTCACCAGATAACCCGGCCTTCTAGGGTGACACGGTAACCATGATCCATGAACAAAACATTATTAGTATTTTAATGACCGAACTCAAACCAAGTGGATGGAGAATTTGGGAGAGAAGATGTATGCGCATGATCAGATTTGTTGAAGCAACACAAAATCAGAGGCACCCAATGGCCAGCCTCAGAACCATGCACATCAAACCGCTTGCTGCTTGCCTACTTCGTGGACCCAAATTTCCGGTAAAATCCGGGCGGCGCGTCTGCAGGGACGCCGCCTTCGGCTGCCGGCACGGCGCGGATCTCCTGAGACGCCATTTCCTCGTTGACGTTCCTGAGCAGCTTGGTCACGCCGTCCAGGAACTCGATAAGCACCGGGTCTCGCACCGGCGAGGACTGCACGCAGCAAACCCGCTCAACGCCGACCACCTCCCGGCTCCCGGCGCGCGGTCCCTTCGACCACCGCACCGTGAAACTGCACGAGCACCGCTCCTTGCCGTCAACGATCTCGTGAGCCGCCGTCAAGACCTGCATCAGCGTGTCCAGCTTTCACGGTCAACAAACACCAAACACCAGCATTGTCATTTGCATGTGCGTATTTGTGTAAGGATGGAATGAAAGGAACGTACGGACTCGAGGACGGCGTCGTAGAACTTGAGGTCGCCGCCATCGAGCGCGCAGGAGACGCAGAGCAGCGCGCCGGCTCGGAGATCGCGGCACTGGGCGTCTTCCAGGGGCGTGGACCGCGCACGGAACCTGGCGCGGAGCGTGGCCACGTcgcgcgcggaggcggaggcggcggcgagcgCTGCGGGGTCGTACCACTCGTCCAGCTCCTCGAGGAACCCCTCGTACATGACCCGCAGCGCGCCGCACTGCACCGTCACGCGCGCGTCGTACCACGCGCCGTCCACTGGGGCACGGAACTCCAGGAGGGACGGCGGGCGCCGccgtggctcgggctcgggcgcCTTCCGCTTTCGCGGCGTCGGCGGCATTGCTGCGACGCGGTGGGGTGGGGTGGCGCAGTGGCGGAGACTACTGAGTAGTACTAGTAGCGAAGAAGAAGGAGCGGGGAGCCGGAGACTACGGAGTAGCTAGTAGCGAAGATGAAGGAGCGGGTAGCGTAACTGAATGCTGTGCTCTTTGGAAGCTGCGATCGTAACGCTCTGTTATTAGTCTCGTTTTCAGCTTTGACTCGTGCGGTTCGGTCTAGTTCCTCCATGAAAGTTTACACCTTATCCCATTAAATATTTAAATCCCATTAAATATTTAaatacataaagtattaaatatagactaaaagataattaattatatagattACGATTACTTTACGAGATGggtcttttaaacctaattaattcgtTATTTGACAATGAAGTGCTCCCATAAGACATGTGCTAATAATAAGTTAATTAGgctgatagattaattaggcttaataaatttgtctcacaATTTATTGacgaattctataatttatttttttatttatttttttattagtatcaaacacCACCTAACACCCGCCTCGAAACTTTACATACCGCAACTAAACAAGCCCTTAACCATCTATTCCGTGGTGCAATTAAAGCTCGGAGGAAAACCAGGGGGCAGCCCGGCAGACGGCAGTGGCCCTCAATCTGCAGCTTTGAGGGCACGTACAAGGCGTCCCTTAACCCCCTCCCTTTGATGCAATTTTTACGGAAAACACCCGTACGAGCCTGAAGATGGAGCGGGCGTCGCCTCGCGAGGCGACGGGAACGTCCCGTGCTCCAAGGCGAAGAAGACGGCTCCAGCAGCGATGTACAGCCCGCCTCCTCGACTCGTCGCTGTGCGGATCCCGGGCGCTCACGCGCACGGGGAGGTGCTATCGCTGTTGTGGCGTTGCGCTGCTCCTCGGCGAGCTGCGACGGCTGGACCCTGTTGACGGCGGCCGTGGCCAGGAGCGCCCCGCCGGAGGCCTTGATCGCGGCCCATGGCCGGCGCGGCGGGCGCTAGCGCGGCCATGACGGAGGCCGCCAGCGTCAGGGAGTTGGTTGAGGAGCAGGTCGATCGATTTCTTTCCTCCGAGATGTATTCTTTCCATGATTTACACCTGATGGATTAAAGAGAGCTTGGAATGGAATTAAAGTCTGTGTCTTTTTCTGATGAACTATCTGCTGTCATTCTGGGCTTATCTATCATGTTACCTTGCTAGATGATTCCGTACTATTATGTCCTAAAACTTTTGTTCAGCTAAGCTTCTAAAAATTGGATGGTGTGTTACATTCTTTGATTTACAGTAATTTCAGCTGCTATCTATCTGTGTGAGCATGTGATTGCTATCTGAATGCTTTCCAGTTAATTTTTTGTGTGACCATGTTACTGCTATCTGAATTTCCCGGTTAAATGTCTCACATGTGTAACTGAAGCACTAGTGAGTGTAATCATGTTGCTCTTATTTATCCTTTTATATATTTTCTATCAAATAGTAATATAATGGTatataaaatttatttatagttgaTCCTAGCTACATACAAAACATTAAACAACTTAGAGACGGATCCTCTGTCTGTGGGTTGTATGACTTATCTTTATACTCGTTCGTATGATAGATTCGAGCTGTTTAAAGACAGACCGGGTCTGGGGGTTGTACACACCGTGCGTCCCATCCATTGCGTCGCCCCCGGCGGTGCCAGCCGACAGCCGTTGCTCGCGGGCGGCGCGCATGCATCCTCTCCGGCCAGCGCCCGTCTCCGTGAAACGCGTGGTGCTCGGTCGCAGACTCGCAGCCGCAAGCAATAGTACTCGGCTACAGTGCTCGCGTGGCCCGACAGGGAAAAGAAAGAAGCACGGCTTGCTCAGCTCGTGATACCGACCCGCACAGAGATCGATCGAGCGAAGCGGCAGTCGGCAGCCGCCGCCTGAAGCCTGACGGCCTGACGGGCGCGCTGCTCCAGGAAGGAGGCTCGGCGTGGAAGGAAAGGCTGTGCGCATGCAGCTGCCAACCGAACCGAGGAGAAGCAGCAGAGCAGAGCTCGAAATCGAATCCACTGCAGCAGCTGGAGCTGGAGTGGGACAGCGCGAGAGAAAAGAGACAACGTGACCCGCGCAGGAGACAGCGCGACATAAATGGTCAATGGAGGGCTGGAGAAGCCATGGAGTAGTGATCTGTGACGGTCTGACCTGCAGCGGCCGcaccagccagcagccagcagcagcgCGCACTGATTCACGGAGGCCGGCCCCGGTCTGTCCTGGCGGACGCCGGACGCCCCACGCGCTGGCGCTGCGCGCCAATGGCCATTCGGCCACGGTTGCATGCTGCCGCACCCAGCGACCCACAAAAATTGGCCGTTGCAAAACTTGCAATATTTTCTTCCTGCAAAAAATTGATCACAAAAATTAGATCACCCCAACAAGACCATTTCAGGTCAGCATTTATCCGAGGTGCAGAAGAGAGAATCGATGAGCCTGCTAACGAGCTGTCAGGCTGTGATTTAGACTGAATCCATCGTGCGAGATTGGTAAACCCGCACCATGCAACCATCTCTCCATATGCGCAAATCACCACATACCAAACCATGTTTCAGTTTCAACCCATTCTAAACCAACTCGTTGGCCTATGGATTCAACCCATCTGAGACTTCCCAACCCATGATTCTCCAATCAAATCAAACCGCATGCAACCTGTAAGGCAAGATCCTTCTCTTGAAAATACGTACTGCAATAAAATTGCATGCAACATGCAAGGAAGGTTGTGACATCAACAAGATCGAGAGAGATCTAATTAAACTTCCAAAACTGTTCCggaaattcaaaaaaaaataatgATACAAAGGGGAAATGGTATAGAAATAGTATCAAACCACGACAGCAACAAAAGAGGTATATCATTTATGAGTTTGACATGATACTCCCTTTGTCTTTTTACATGTCACATTACCattgttctaagtcaaacattATTATCTTTGATTATctattttaaaaaaatctttatagttgacaacataTGAATTACGTTATTAAATTATTTCTTATAGAGAATCTAAAACATAAATCTTATGTCAAGAAtctatatattattttttttaatcGATGGTCACATATACAAATGTTTGACTTAAAATCAAGCTAATACACCATGTAAATAAAAACGAACGAAGTACATGTATAGTCAATTTGTCGTGTCTACTCCACCCTCCTTGTCCATTTTGAATTCTCTTATTGAACTATGAGCAAATGGACGAACACCATTCTGCTGATGACTGCATGAACGGGACAGGTAAATTGGTTAAAACTTTAACCAAACAATATTGACGCGACTTAAATAAAGGAGCCAAAGTTGACAGACGCGATAGCAGTACATATATGGCCAGACAATGTGCATGGTTGATACACCCGCAATTTGATTCGAGAAGAAGGCAGTAATATACTTGATACCACTAGCCCTCCTCGTCCTCCGGTTCCAGGTATCACTACTACGTAATCGATTTTTAGAGACTGGCTCGTAATTCTTTGTAGGAGCAGTTTGGCCAGCCATTCCTATTAAACTGTCTCTATAAATTATGTATTTATAGGAGCGGTTCTTaggccgctcctacaaatatctgtttgtaggggcggttcagtacgttttcccgcaaaaaaaatcaaatttacaattcaaaatcgcgttgtcgaatgccccgtgaccaacgttccgaaccgcgttcgcgttgccgaacgtcccgcgaccaacgttccgaaccgtgtTCGCGTTCGCGttaccgaacgccccgcgactacaagcacaagagtattatataaactacaattacaagtctaattcacaagaatatatacaatccatcattaaatatataaattccatacacattgttatcaacgttctagagctagcctttcagtctcacgaaggtgttggtattgaggatttgtacctaacttagACTCTCGGTAAtagtaggcgcctttgacgtgtacaatctggtccaatataaattttcaaaggtcgccgacgagctctaagagttggtcatctttgtatgggtctcttttcattcctttctcttctctccactacaagagaagtttcggtttagtatttcatatcatgtacgaagtttttatactacgggtaaagaggttcaaacttacctttaaggggtgtctcctgtaggcaccggtgttactcatcatagaacatatatagtatccacaatgtacactcccaggcttctgcttggggcactgtgtgttttgcatataaaaatattaagtaatgcttttgacagccatgtaacggagtactgaagaagtaagttacacttaccgtatatagtatttttatagccagcttttccttccttactaGATCATGTCTtccgtgatgattagtgacatagaacctaaatgtcatgttcgaattattttagcaaatacaacttgctagtatccaaaagtgaactttataagtacgtatacaaacatataggctaatgaggattgtcgatatgtatacgtcttgagaatcgatatgaagtctttgtatgtcatcgggtccctatctattgaatcaaagacccatgccatgctcctcccgacatcgacggctatacaaatctagtggttgctgcatggatttaatcatagaactagataagctcttttgcatcaaataaaatatatcgaacaaagctttaagtatagagttgaacttactcgaagttgtatggtagccatatagtagagtgttgttggagagttttgaaagctagggcaatgtatgccgcaaccttaagggactcttcccttggtttcgccgtacggatacgctctttctcccgaagagtctttgcagcagctagctctttggcatctagtgtccactgtttagggtaattaaaatttgtttgggctatagcttgagggtctagatacccggctttcacacttggcatttgtttgacaatgtgcacttgcattctacaaatcacggcgtgggttagttacaacaaaattcaatgattacattcatatcatatcggaaggacaaggacttacaagcaccacgtgtgaattagattcatctccatttctcccaggtgaaagcatgtgtgcatgtcattgaagtcaaagacaattttctcggttgggcttccaaatgtgccggtggggaagcatgcttgtatgagatctatgctcgttggaaGAACACGCAAggaccaatcatggaaccttctcattccaagtggtaggcgctgaatgtcctggtttggtaggaagggcttgcctctttcatatgttttcgggcaatcctttgaccatttgatagcatcaatatttggatactgctttacaatttggtggagtttgctagtgacggcctcctcagaaccccatgatgggacttttttaacttggttctcatgcttaaactggtcatgggaaaaccacttggacatcgacgagacatctttcatcagaacataaactggccttatggtaattggatgcttcttttgaagttctcATTCAGGCAtgtcttcatcttcttgtggatcaccttcttcaggagacactcgttgttcatatatcggctgtgcttgttgagaacactgtggcatctcatcatgcacttgctcggtatgagctggagaaggttgtggcatctcatcaggcacatgctcgctaggaggcggggaagaatgtgacaTCTCagaaatgtggtggtcacgagacgatgaaaatatctccctgacctcaacaactcgctccaaatttgggagagggggaggcggtgaagaagcagtcaatataatgtcccatttgtgccagatgatgaactaccccataacgtctctgagtaacaccagcccctcgggagttgcgtagtctatcctccactacataaacttaggcttcactgtatgcacctcgaccctagtgtagtccggtggtatcttattattgtggtgtaagccaccgggaggatgtgtcacacccattgccacctccatcacaatgttctgctgaccgctgagaaacaccaaggtgcaactagttggttcccgtatgcgatcgacgggggttgtggctgctaggaactttcggagggctgccaactaatgccagttcttccGGCgatgtcactaatatccgtggctccgtagatagtcattgctcctctagcgccttcgcaactagagccttcacttggagctcaagactagtctcatggtctctgccatgtttcttgtacatgtgcttgtcctcttcgaatccttgcttctaggtcgtccttttccctagccccctggtgcagcctgtgtgctccttgtttcccaagccaaggctaagctcgtccctctctctggaaggattgaatgagcccttctccttgtcttcagcatattttagtatccttgatactgcctcttgggtctccggcttatcaaacttaagattactgccagatgattctgtactcctcgcatatatccaattccttaagcgtaccttcaaattcatcacatcgataatCCCAGCAGCTATggtctcttcgtccatcttcctaaactgctcttccttggcatagtagccaccaagGTCTAGATGATGGtgatgtttgttcctcttcgctagctcggtgttacgggcactgagctctaatgcctccggtgaagtcttctgagtcatgagctcctcccattgactaggagttattttgtcaaactcgttgaagggagttaaccccttttggatatacttcatgttgagctctgacctccaatgtcggaatgactctcccatcatcctaaaagcattttttaccagtttgtgcttaccctctagaaatctaaaattaagcttcaactgtctatcccatagttcattctttttgttctctagtacctctttctagttagagattgctgggtttaatttatctcttactagggccctgatcgcattacgaaatcatcctcttaattcctttggctcaaggatctcccctactagcccaacctccgttatcacatagcatgccttatctggatatagatttccttttctatccccttgtttcctcttaggcttggtagtcatggttgtgtcttgaggttgtggagcagaggcatcatgatccatctctgtggttgttgcctctgctctcctttcctctactccatcttgtccagtgAGATGTCGTGGACATCGAcatcgtcttttccgagttttaggagggacctgtatatacaacaggtcaaagtgttagcagaggtaatacaaccaaagctttagcaaaatttataagctaaggctttttctctacctcctcgtttgggtcaaaatccttgtccaaatcttcctccgttggcctccttctggcttcacataggaaaggatcctcaggactttcatatccctcttctgagtcatcatcatcatcatcctcttcttcttcgccttcagtagcctctcctgctcttccttctgctcccccttcctcctcgtcacactactcctgagtaagcatcacttctagatccttttctaactcgttattgaactactcctgagttagctggtcctctagtgcttgctcatgagtaagcatcacttctagatcacttctaggtataagaaataaaaaaggtctataaaccaaagtagtcctataaaacaacaatatataaaaaaatgagtagtagcagtagtagaggcctcagaaacatgtcaatcatcatttgatcatgaacttagagcatcaaggcatcataacagagaagagaggagaaggtaatgtaggggtggctgctaatgatgccaagtttctcacaagttcttgatcatcaactcatattccatataatgtatggactgggacaatttcatcatcagcaaaacaaaggagaggagaggggagattcgGCAAAACATATGGAGTTGGAAATTTCATCATAGGCAAAAGAGAAGAGAGGAGGTGAGAGTTTGCCTAAAAAAAGGCAGCTGCTGGTTGCCAAATAAAATAGAGCAGCTGCTAGCCAAAcatagaagtagtagacagaagaccagaagtagtagtagggaagtagtagacagaagtagtagggaagtagtagacagAAGTAATAGAAGTattagacagtagtagtagggaagtagtagacagaagtagaagtagttgacagaagatagaagtagtagaagtagtagatagTATTAGTaatgaagtagtagaagtagttgagAGAAgatagaagtagtagacagtagtagtagggaagtagtagaagtagtagacagaagtagaagtagttgacAGAAGACTAGAAGTAGTATAcggtagtagtagggaagtagtagaagtagttgacAGATGTAGAAGTGGTTGACAGAaaacagaagtagaagtagtagacaatAGTAGTAggaaagtagtagaagtagttgacagaagaagtagaagtagtagatagtagtagtaggaaagtagtagaagtagttgacGAAGATTTGGTAATGCAATTTGCAAAAGACTGGAATTTTAGGCAGAAATCAGTCAAGGTTCCTCTTCCTCAGACCCAAGAACTCAGTCGAACAGGAGGAAGGGGTTGCATGAGTTTTATAAATTACTTGAACAGAGATATAGGTGACTGCTAAAGTTGCACTAGTAGTTCCATTAAACATGACAGAGAACTCGGTGCAAGATGATTTCAGATTATATAATGAAAAATGGAACTAGAAAACATGACTAGAGATTCCTAATTTGAGGTCAAAGGGTGCCACAAAACAGGAGAATCCTGGCAAAAGATGGTACAAAAATTCAGGAGTAGTAAGAGAATAATCTCATTCTCCGCTCAGTTTGCTAGGATGCAAACAACATAATCCCTTGATTATGAACAGCCTAAAAACGATTTTATTTACGAGAAAATCAGTAACAATATACAATAAATTGATTTGTCTGAGTACCACCTAGGGAAAACACAATAAAGGCAACTAGATGAccacaaaaaattaaaaaaaatttaaaaatgcAGCAAGACTGGGAACTGGATGACCACAAAAAATTAAG harbors:
- the LOC136514961 gene encoding uncharacterized protein, which encodes MPPTPRKRKAPEPEPRRRPPSLLEFRAPVDGAWYDARVTVQCGALRVMYEGFLEELDEWYDPAALAAASASARDVATLRARFRARSTPLEDAQCRDLRAGALLCVSCALDGGDLKFYDAVLESVLTAAHEIVDGKERCSCSFTVRWSKGPRAGSREVVGVERVCCVQSSPVRDPVLIEFLDGVTKLLRNVNEEMASQEIRAVPAAEGGVPADAPPGFYRKFGSTK